The Siniperca chuatsi isolate FFG_IHB_CAS linkage group LG2, ASM2008510v1, whole genome shotgun sequence genome window below encodes:
- the LOC122884474 gene encoding transforming protein RhoA, which yields MAAIRKKLVIVGDGACGKTCLLIVFSKDQFPEVYVPTVFENYVADIEVDGKQVELALWDTAGQEDYDRLRPLSYPDTDVILMCFSIDSPDSLENIPEKWTPEVKHFCPNVPIILVGNKKDLRNDEHTRRELAKMKQEPVKPEDGRDMANRIGAFGYMECSAKTKEGVREVFEMATRAALQARRGKKSSKCVLL from the exons ATGGCAGCAATCAGGAAAAAGCTGGTCATAGTGGGAGATGGAGCCTGTGGGAAGACCTGTCTGCTCATTGTGTTCAGTAAGGACCAGTTTCCAGAGGTCTACGTGCCCACAGTGTTTGAGAACTACGTTGCTGACATTGAAGTTGATGGCAAACAG GTCGAGTTAGCACTCTGGGATACAGCAGGTCAAGAAGACTATGACAGACTGCGCCCGCTCTCCTATCCAGACACTGATGTCATTCTCATGTGCTTCTCCATCGACAGCCCTGACAGTCTTG AGAACATCCCTGAGAAGTGGACTCCTGAAGTGAAACACTTCTGCCCCAATGTTCCCATTATACTGGTGGGAAATAAAAAGGACCTGCGTAATGATGAGCACACCCGGAGGGAGCTTGCCAAAATGAAACAG GAACCTGTGAAACCAGAGGATGGACGGGACATGGCTAACAGGATCGGTGCCTTTGGATACATGGAGTGCTCTGCAAAAACAAAGGAGGGTGTGAGGGAAGTGTTCGAGATGGCTACCAGGGCTGCACTACAGGCCAGGCGGGGAAAGAAGAGCAGTAAATGTGTCCTACTGTAA
- the LOC122884324 gene encoding transmembrane protein 43, translating to MSSAQTFSGKDPNQHKRVSVQSNPGFLERLSETAGGTVVGVGLFFLSIYVLFTNEGRALQTASSLDEGLSQVVSLGPFSSLDLQNNNRLVHLSAQLRTSQPLHDPNYRVVVQAVKLKRQVEMYQWVEYRESKDYQEDGETKTETTYTYNTEWKSELINSRNFDKEIGHQNPSAMAVESVTVVTPEVRVGPFILSKGLVEQINNFQTLSLRDFTAFNLDPFLSVDDDYFYHTQFPRRPEVGDVRVRFSFAGLSGETSPLGPPQTVSIVAMQRGEQLMPFKTKSGDTLEILYLEELSAEEVFMKEHQHNSMKTWGLRAAGWALMFLSIQLTMRIIYTLVDWVPVLRELVSVGLKIFALCVSCSLSLLTIGVAWLFYRPLVAVALGALALLPVFLTRSGLPAKKNE from the exons ATGTCTTCAGCACAGACA TTTTCAGgtaaagacccaaaccaacacaAGCGTGTATCTGTTCAGTCCAACCCTGGATTCCTGGAGCGATTAAGTGAAACTGCAGGAGGAACTGTTGTTGGCGTCGGACTGTTTTTCCTCTCAATTTATGTTCTCTTCACCAATGAG GGGAGGGCTCTGCAAACAGCATCCTCCCTGGATGAAGGTCTTTCTCAGGTTGTGTCGTTGGGGCCTTTCTCCAGCCTCGACCTGCAGAACAACAACCGTCTAGTTCATCTGTCTGCACAGCTGCGCACCTCACAG CCCCTGCATGACCCCAACTACAGAGTGGTGGTGCAGGCAGTGAAGCTGAAGAGGCAGGTGGAGATGTATCAGTGGGTGGAGTACCGGGAGAGCAA GGACTACCAAGAGGACGGTGAGACCAAAACTGAGACGACGTACACCTACA ACACCGAGTGGAAATCAGAGTTGATCAACAGTCGGAATTTTGATAAGGAAATCGGTCACCAGAACCCAAG TGCCATGGCTGTTGAGAGTGTCACGGTGGTGACTCCTGAAGTCAGAGTTGGACCTTTCATTCTGTCTAAAG GCCTAGTGGAGCAGATAAATAACTTCCAGACGCTGAGTTTGAGGGATTTCACTGCCTTTAACTTGGACCCTTTTCTCAGCGTTGATGACGATTATTTCTATCACACTCAATTCCCACGCAGGCCGGAG GTTGGGGATGTGCGCGTGAGATTCTCCTTCGCTGGACTGAGTGGTGAGACGTCTCCCCTCGGCCCGCCTCAAACT GTCAGTATCGTGGCCATGCAGAGAGGGGAGCAGCTGATGCCTTTTAAAACCAAGTCAGGAGACACTCTGGAGATCCTGTACCTGGAGGAGCTCTCTGCAGAG GAGGTTTTTATGAAAGAACACCAGCACAACAGTATGAAGACATGGGGACTCAGGGCTGCAGGCTGGGCCCTCATGTTCCTTAGTATTCAGCTGACCATGCGCATCATCTACACATTGG TGGATTGGGTTCCTGTTCTCAGAGAGCTTGTGTCCGTGGGGCTGAAGATCTTCGCCTTGTGTGTCTCCTGCTCTTTGTCTCTTCTCACCATCGGAGTAGCTTGGCTTTTTTACCGACCGTTAGTGGCTGTGGCTCTGGGAGCACTAGCTCTGCTTCCAGTGTTTCTCACCCGCTCAGGACTTCCAGCCAAGAAGAACGAGTGA
- the zgc:112334 gene encoding rab GDP dissociation inhibitor beta → MQEYDIIVLGTGLKECVLSGLMSQSGKKVLHIDKNPYYGGESASISPLEELYKKFKVPGPAKSMGRGKEWNIDLIPKFCLANGQLVKILVHTDVTRYLDFKLVEGSYVYKAGKLHKVPGTEEDAQASDLMGMFDKRRFRKLLLFALNFDVRNPRTYQDVDPYKTTTRDLFCRFDLGLDVMEFTGHAIALHSSESYLDQPCLETIRRIRLYSESLSRHNTSPYIYPVYGLGELPQGFARLSAEYGGTFLLNRAVDEIVMENGKVKAVKSEGKLFHCKQLICDPCYVPNRVRKVGRVIRAICLLNHPVKNTHEANSCQIIIPQTQLNRKSDIYISVVSYAHNVASDGVYIATVSTTVETSNPEKEVQPGLELLEPIMQKFVSVSNLLVPNEDGKKSQIFVSRSYDATNHFETECEDIKDMYHRITGAELCLGGSQRHQSHNSDDD, encoded by the exons ATGCAGGAATATGATATTATTGTGCTTGGAACTGGACTTAAG GAATGTGTCCTTTCTGGTTTAATGTCTCAAAGTGGGAAAAAGGTTCTTCACATTGACAAGAATCCATACTATGGAGGAGAGAGTGCATCCATTTCTCCCCTTGAGGAG CTGTACAAGAAGTTTAAGGTTCCAGGTCCTGCCAAGTCTATGGGCCGTGGAAAAGAGTGGAACATTGACCTTATCCCCAAATTTTGTCTTGCCAACG GTCAGCTGGTGAAAATCTTGGTGCACACTGATGTTACTCGGTATCTGGACTTCAAACTTGTTGAAGGCAGCTATGTATACAAAGCAGGCAAACTGCACAAAGTCCCCGGCACAGAGGAAGATGCCCAAGCTTCAG aTCTGATGGGCATGTTTGACAAGAGAAGGTTCAGGAAGCTGCTGCTCTTTGCCCTGAACTTTGACGTGAGAAACCCCAGGACCTACCAGGACGTGGATCCTTACAAAACAACCACACGGGACCTGTTCTGCCGCTTTGACCTGGGACTAGATGTTATGGAGTTCACAGGTCATGCCATAGCCTTACACAGCAGCGAGAG TTATCTGGACCAGCCGTGTTTGGAAACCATCAGACGGATCAGGCTGTACTCTGAGTCTCTGTCCCGCCACAACACCAGTCCATACATCTACCCTGTGTACGGGCTGGGAGAACTACCACAGGGATTTGCCAG actgAGTGCAGAGTACGGAGGAACTTTCCTGTTGAACAGAGCAGTGGATGAGATTGTGATGGAGAACGGCAAAGTGAAGGCTGTGAAATCTGAGGGGAAG TTGTTCCACTGTAAGCAGCTTATCTGCGACCCCTGCTATGTTCCTAATCGAGTGAGGAAAGTGGGGCGTGTGATAAGAGCCATCTGTTTATTAAATCATCCAGTTAAAAACACCCACGAGGCCAACTCCTGTCAAATCATCATCCCTCAAACACAACTCAACAGGAAATCAG ACATTTACATATCTGTAGTGTCCTACGCCCACAATGTGGCCTCAGACGGGGTGTACATTGCCACAGTGAGCACGACTGTAGAAACCAGCAACCCAGAGAAAGAAGTTCAGCCAGGGCTGGAGCTTCTCGAGCCCATCATGCAAAA ATTTGTTTCAGTCAGCAACCTGCTGGTTCCCAATGAAGATGGAAAGAAGAGTCAG ATTTTTGTGTCCCGCTCGTATGACGCAACAAACCACTTTGAGACTGAATgtgaggacatcaaagacatgtATCACCGGATCACAGGAGCAGAGCTCTGCTTGGGAGGATCACAGAGACACCAGTCTCACAACTCTGATGATGACTGA
- the ndufaf3 gene encoding NADH dehydrogenase [ubiquinone] 1 alpha subcomplex assembly factor 3: MASAVCARFLLQRSTQGFLFSSRAVPAFSSPFLSRAHRLGPSDDEMYQRTTVSVMQKEPGSGIMIHTYSSQGFNIDGNKVFGPCAVLPPAILQWNVGSYKDITEESVSLFHMLEPRIEILVLGTGARLERINPSVLALLKSKGIAVEVQDTPNACATFNFLTSERRVAAAGLIPPPISTALEVTQ; this comes from the exons ATGGCCAGTGCGGTGTGTGCCAGATTCCTCCTTCAGAGATCAACACAGGggtttctcttctcctccagggCAGTGCCCGCTTTCTCAAG CCCATTTCTGTCTCGTGCACATAGATTGGGTCCCAGTGATGATGAAATGTACCAGCGCACCACGGTGTCCGTCATGCAGAAGGAGCCGGGCAGTGGGATCATGATCCACACCTACAGTTCCCAAGGATTCAACATTGACGGCAACAAAGTGTTTGGTCCCTGTGCTGTGCTGCCTCCTGCTATCCTCCAGTGGAAT gttgGCAGTTATAAAGACATCACAGAAGAAAGTGTCTCACTTTTCCACATGCTTGAACCAAGAATAg AGATTCTTGTGCTGGGCACGGGCGCACGGCTTGAACGAATTAACCCCTCAGTTCTTGCTCTACTCAAGAGTAAAGGCATCGCTGTGGAGGTGCAAGACACG CCAAATGCATGTGCAACCTTCAACTTCCTGACAAGTGAGAGAAGAGTGGCGGCCGCTGGTCTGATCCCTCCTCCTATCAGCACGGCACTGGAAgtgacacaataa